In one Lycium barbarum isolate Lr01 chromosome 7, ASM1917538v2, whole genome shotgun sequence genomic region, the following are encoded:
- the LOC132603869 gene encoding histone H3.2-like, producing MARTKQTTRKSTGGKAPRKQLATKAARKSAPATGGVKKPHRFHPGTVALREIRKYQKSTELLIRNLPFQILLREIAHDFKTDLRFQSSVVAALQEAAEAYLVDLFEDTNLCAIHAKRVTIMAKDIQLARHIRGERA from the coding sequence ATGGCAAGAACAAAGCAAACAACACGAAAATCGACAGGAGGAAAAGCACCAAGAAAACAATTAGCAACAAAAGCCGCAAGGAAATCAGCACCAGCTACTGGAGGAGTGAAGAAGCCTCACCGTTTCCATCCTGGAACTGTTGCTCTTCGTGAGATCCGTAAGTACCAGAAGAGTACTGAGCTTTTAATCAGAAATTTACCGTTTCAAATACTTTTAAGAGAAATAGCACATGATTTCAAGACTGATTTGAGGTTCCAGAGTAGTGTTGTGGCTGCACTTCAAGAAGCAGCTGAGGCGTATTTGGTGGATTTATTTGAGGATACTAATTTGTGTGCGATTCATGCTAAGAGAGTTACCATTATGGCTAAGGATATTCAGTTAGCTAGGCATATTAGGGGTGAAAGGGCTTAA
- the LOC132603866 gene encoding octanoyltransferase LIP2, mitochondrial-like isoform X1, giving the protein MISPLNPTPILQISFASFNQQMRRSLEIWKMGTVNYLEALKLQEKLASDRKALKITDTLLSLQHPLTYRVGKRETIHNLLIPDSELKAIGAELHYTQRGGDITFHGPHQAILYPIVSLRHIGLGARKYVEKLELTMIELASMYGVKAQVGNKCETGVWVEDRKIGAIGVRISSGITSHGLAFNMDPDLDYFKHIVPCGIVDKDVTSLRKEADVELPAEEVIQEQLIACFVRIFGYNDVILKVMITSSESRGNFSTYFAERLKMKWHETGFSMKYFPCHF; this is encoded by the exons ATGATTTCACCTTTAAATCCAACTCCGATTCTTCAAATATCCTTTGCGTCGTTCAATCA GCAAATGAGGCGTAGtcttgaaatttggaaaatgggCACTGTCAATTACCTGGAGGCGCTGAAGCTGCAAGAGAAGCTGGCATCTGATAGAAAAGCTCTTAAAATCACTGATACCCTATTATCTCTACAACATCCACTGACATATAGAGTTGGCAAAAGGGAAACAATTCATAATCTACTCATTCCTGATTCAGAGCTCAAAGCCATTGGGGCAGAACTTCACTATACACAAAGAGGAGGTGACATTACTTTTCACGGTCCTCACCAAGCGATCTTGTATCCCATTGTTTCGTTGCGCCATATCGGTTTGGGGGCTCGAAAATATGTCGAGAAGCTTGAGCTAACCATGATTGAATTGGCATCTATGTATGGTGTGAAAGCACAGGTTGGAAATAAATGCGAAACTGGGGTTTGGGTTGAGGACAGAAAAATTGGCGCAATTGGAGTTAGAATTTCATCTGGGATTACATCTCATGGATTAGCATTCAATATGGATCCTGATTTAGACTACTTTAAACATATTGTGCCTTGTGGGATTGTGGATAAAGATGTTACATCTTTGAGGAAAGAGGCAGATGTAGAGCTTCCTGCTGAAGAAGTGATACAAGAGCAGTTGATAGCTTGTTTTGTAAGAATATTTGGGTACAACGATGTCATTTTGAAAG TGATGATTACATCTTCTGAATCACGAGGGAACTTCTCTACATACTTTGCTGAAAGGTTAAAAATGAAATGGCACGAAACGGGGTTCTCTATGAAGtatttcccatgtcatttctgA
- the LOC132603866 gene encoding octanoyltransferase LIP2, mitochondrial-like isoform X2 has protein sequence MRRSLEIWKMGTVNYLEALKLQEKLASDRKALKITDTLLSLQHPLTYRVGKRETIHNLLIPDSELKAIGAELHYTQRGGDITFHGPHQAILYPIVSLRHIGLGARKYVEKLELTMIELASMYGVKAQVGNKCETGVWVEDRKIGAIGVRISSGITSHGLAFNMDPDLDYFKHIVPCGIVDKDVTSLRKEADVELPAEEVIQEQLIACFVRIFGYNDVILKVMITSSESRGNFSTYFAERLKMKWHETGFSMKYFPCHF, from the exons ATGAGGCGTAGtcttgaaatttggaaaatgggCACTGTCAATTACCTGGAGGCGCTGAAGCTGCAAGAGAAGCTGGCATCTGATAGAAAAGCTCTTAAAATCACTGATACCCTATTATCTCTACAACATCCACTGACATATAGAGTTGGCAAAAGGGAAACAATTCATAATCTACTCATTCCTGATTCAGAGCTCAAAGCCATTGGGGCAGAACTTCACTATACACAAAGAGGAGGTGACATTACTTTTCACGGTCCTCACCAAGCGATCTTGTATCCCATTGTTTCGTTGCGCCATATCGGTTTGGGGGCTCGAAAATATGTCGAGAAGCTTGAGCTAACCATGATTGAATTGGCATCTATGTATGGTGTGAAAGCACAGGTTGGAAATAAATGCGAAACTGGGGTTTGGGTTGAGGACAGAAAAATTGGCGCAATTGGAGTTAGAATTTCATCTGGGATTACATCTCATGGATTAGCATTCAATATGGATCCTGATTTAGACTACTTTAAACATATTGTGCCTTGTGGGATTGTGGATAAAGATGTTACATCTTTGAGGAAAGAGGCAGATGTAGAGCTTCCTGCTGAAGAAGTGATACAAGAGCAGTTGATAGCTTGTTTTGTAAGAATATTTGGGTACAACGATGTCATTTTGAAAG TGATGATTACATCTTCTGAATCACGAGGGAACTTCTCTACATACTTTGCTGAAAGGTTAAAAATGAAATGGCACGAAACGGGGTTCTCTATGAAGtatttcccatgtcatttctgA
- the LOC132603866 gene encoding octanoyltransferase LIP2, mitochondrial-like isoform X3, translating into MISPLNPTPILQISFASFNQQMRRSLEIWKMGTVNYLEALKLQEKLASDRKALKITDTLLSLQHPLTYRVGKRETIHNLLIPDSELKAIGAELHYTQRGGDITFHGPHQAILYPIVSLRHIGLGARKYVEKLELTMIELASMYGVKAQVGNKCETGVWVEDRKIGAIGVRISSGITSHGLAFNMDPDLDYFKHIVPCGIVDKDVTSLRKEADVELPAEEVIQEQLIACFVRIFGYNDVILKD; encoded by the exons ATGATTTCACCTTTAAATCCAACTCCGATTCTTCAAATATCCTTTGCGTCGTTCAATCA GCAAATGAGGCGTAGtcttgaaatttggaaaatgggCACTGTCAATTACCTGGAGGCGCTGAAGCTGCAAGAGAAGCTGGCATCTGATAGAAAAGCTCTTAAAATCACTGATACCCTATTATCTCTACAACATCCACTGACATATAGAGTTGGCAAAAGGGAAACAATTCATAATCTACTCATTCCTGATTCAGAGCTCAAAGCCATTGGGGCAGAACTTCACTATACACAAAGAGGAGGTGACATTACTTTTCACGGTCCTCACCAAGCGATCTTGTATCCCATTGTTTCGTTGCGCCATATCGGTTTGGGGGCTCGAAAATATGTCGAGAAGCTTGAGCTAACCATGATTGAATTGGCATCTATGTATGGTGTGAAAGCACAGGTTGGAAATAAATGCGAAACTGGGGTTTGGGTTGAGGACAGAAAAATTGGCGCAATTGGAGTTAGAATTTCATCTGGGATTACATCTCATGGATTAGCATTCAATATGGATCCTGATTTAGACTACTTTAAACATATTGTGCCTTGTGGGATTGTGGATAAAGATGTTACATCTTTGAGGAAAGAGGCAGATGTAGAGCTTCCTGCTGAAGAAGTGATACAAGAGCAGTTGATAGCTTGTTTTGTAAGAATATTTGGGTACAACGATGTCATTTTGAAAG ATTAA